The Amycolatopsis endophytica genome includes the window GTGCTGCGCGAGACCGTCGCCGCGCTGCACACCGAACCGCTGCCCGGCATGCCCCCGCTGACCGGCGGCATGGTCGGTTACCTCGGCTACGACGCCGTCCGCTGGCTGGAGAAGCTGCCGGAGCTGGCCGAGAAGGACATCGACATCCCCGAGCTGACCATGCTCCTGGCGACCGATCTGGCCGCGTTCGACCACCACGAGGGCACGGTCACGCTCATCGCCAACGCGGTCAACTGGGACGACAGCCCGGAGCGGGTCGACGCGGCCTACGACGACGCGGTCCGCCGACTGGAGGACATGACCGGGCGGCTCGGTGCCGCCGCACCCGCGACGGCGGCCGTCTTCGACCGCCCGGCGCCCGAGTTCGAGCGCCGCCGCACCCAGGCCGACTACTTCGCCGCGGTGGACAAGGCGGTCGAGGCGATCAAGGCCGGTGAAGCGTTCCAGGTCGTGCCCTCGCAACGGTTCGAGATCCCGACACAGGCCGACGCGCTGGACATCTACCGCGTCCTGCGCACCTCCAACCCGAGCCCGTACATGTACCTGCTGCGGCTGGAGGGTTTCGACATCGTCGGGTCCAGCCCGGAGTCGCTGGTCACGGTGCGGGACGGCCGCGCGACCACGCACCCGATCGCGGGCACCCGCTGGCGCGGCGCGGACCCGGAGGAGGACGCCCAGCTGGCGAAGGACCTCCTGGCCGACGAGAAGGAGCGCGCCGAGCACCTGATGCTGGTCGACCTTGGCCGCAACGACCTGGGCAAGGTCTGCCGCCCGGGCACGGTACGGGTGGTCGACTTCTTCACCATCGAGCGCTACAGCCACGTGATGCACATCGTGTCGACGGTGACCGGTGAGCTGGCCGAGGACAAGACCGCGTTCGACGCCGTCGCCGCGTGCTTCCCGGCGGGCACGCTCTCCGGGGCCCCGAAGGTGCGCGCGATGGAGCTGATCGAGGAGCTGGAGCCGACCCGCCGCGGCCTCTACGGCGGCGTCGTCGGCTACCTCGACTTCGCCGGTGACGCGGACACGGCCATCGCCATCCGCACCGCCCTGATCCGGGACGGGATCGCGTACGTGCAGGCGGGCGGCGGCGTCGTCGCCGACTCGGTGCCGGAGTACGAGGACAACGAATGCCTGAACAAGGCCCGCACGGTGCTCTCCGCGGTCGCCGCCGCGCAGACCATGGCACCGCCGCGGAAGCTGGACCCCGCCGATGACGTCGCCAGCGTCCAGTAAGCGTCCACTGTGGATCGTCGCGGTCGCGTTGCTGCTGGCCGCGGCGGCGCTGTGGGGCTCGTCGAAGCTGGTCTGGTTCGCCGAACTCCGTGACGCGGGCGTGCGCGGCATGGTGCTGGACAAGCACACCGGCGCGCAGGAGTCGGGCGCGCTCGTGCCGCTGGCGGTGCTCGCCGTGGCGGGGGTCGCGGGGCTCGTCGCCGCGGGCGGGGTGCTGCGGCGCGTGCTCGGTGTGGTCGTCGCGCTGGCCGGGGTCGCCGCGGGCTGGATCGCGATCGACGGCTGGCGCTTCGGTGGATTCCCCGACGGCGCGCCCACCGGGCAGATCTTCGCCGGGCGCGGACTCGCGTTGCTGGCGGGAATTCTGATGCTGGTGGCCGGGTTGTTCGCCATCAGGGGCGCCGGCCGCATGGCGAAGATGGGTGCCCGGTACGAGGCCCCGGCCGGCCGGAAGAAGGCCGTGAAGGATCCCGACACCGAGCTGTGGGAGGCGCTTTCGGAGGGCGAAGATCCGACTACCGACCGGTAGGCGCGCGGCGAAATCGCTGCCGGACAAGGCAAGTCCGACCCGGAACCGGTCCGCACAGGTGGGCGGGTTAGCATCTTTTCTGCGGGAAGGGGAAGGTGTTTGTGAGCCAGCTTTCGAGTGAATGTGCGACAACCGGTGAGGTTGTGCCGTGACCGTTCTCGAAGACATCGTCGCCGGCGTCCGGGAGGATCTCGCCGAGCGTGAGAAGGCGCTCCCGTTCGACGAGTTGAAGCGTCTCGCCGCGCAGGCGCCGCCGCCCCGCGACGGCGTGTCG containing:
- a CDS encoding anthranilate synthase component I, translating into MVSANPTDGGLGSVSPARDEFRALAEGRRVIPVVRRLLADGETPVGLYRKLAADRPGTFLFESAENGQSWSRWSFIGVRSPAALTVRDGKAVWEGTPPAGLPREGDPLTVLRETVAALHTEPLPGMPPLTGGMVGYLGYDAVRWLEKLPELAEKDIDIPELTMLLATDLAAFDHHEGTVTLIANAVNWDDSPERVDAAYDDAVRRLEDMTGRLGAAAPATAAVFDRPAPEFERRRTQADYFAAVDKAVEAIKAGEAFQVVPSQRFEIPTQADALDIYRVLRTSNPSPYMYLLRLEGFDIVGSSPESLVTVRDGRATTHPIAGTRWRGADPEEDAQLAKDLLADEKERAEHLMLVDLGRNDLGKVCRPGTVRVVDFFTIERYSHVMHIVSTVTGELAEDKTAFDAVAACFPAGTLSGAPKVRAMELIEELEPTRRGLYGGVVGYLDFAGDADTAIAIRTALIRDGIAYVQAGGGVVADSVPEYEDNECLNKARTVLSAVAAAQTMAPPRKLDPADDVASVQ
- a CDS encoding Trp biosynthesis-associated membrane protein translates to MTSPASSKRPLWIVAVALLLAAAALWGSSKLVWFAELRDAGVRGMVLDKHTGAQESGALVPLAVLAVAGVAGLVAAGGVLRRVLGVVVALAGVAAGWIAIDGWRFGGFPDGAPTGQIFAGRGLALLAGILMLVAGLFAIRGAGRMAKMGARYEAPAGRKKAVKDPDTELWEALSEGEDPTTDR